The following are encoded together in the bacterium genome:
- a CDS encoding DUF362 domain-containing protein, which produces MGASPVFLVRTDDRAAGIRRGLAALGAPAARGRRIAVKANFNSADPYPASTHLDTLRALIAAFQAAGAASVTIAERSGMGDTRRVLEHLGVSALAKETGCEVAVLDETPAAGWVEEPLTGGHWKRGVLFPRLFRDADLIAQTCCLKTHRFGGHFTLSLKNSVGMVAKESPRDGYDYMHELHGSRHQRLMIAEINQLYRPALVVLDGLEGFSDGGPDRGTLVKPGVLLLGADRVAIDAVGVALLRLHGGNRTISAGRVFGQEQIARAAQLGLGATGPEQIELVTDDPVSREVADRVREALEKG; this is translated from the coding sequence ATGGGCGCCTCGCCCGTCTTCCTCGTCCGCACCGACGATCGCGCCGCCGGGATCCGGCGCGGTCTGGCGGCCCTCGGTGCGCCCGCCGCGCGCGGCCGGCGTATCGCCGTCAAGGCCAACTTCAACAGCGCCGACCCGTATCCCGCGTCGACGCACCTGGACACGCTGCGTGCGCTGATTGCCGCCTTCCAGGCTGCCGGGGCCGCGTCGGTGACGATCGCCGAGCGCAGCGGCATGGGGGACACCCGCCGGGTCCTCGAGCACCTGGGTGTGTCTGCCCTGGCGAAGGAGACGGGTTGCGAGGTCGCCGTCCTGGACGAGACGCCGGCGGCGGGCTGGGTCGAGGAGCCGCTCACCGGCGGCCACTGGAAGCGCGGGGTGCTCTTCCCGCGGCTGTTTCGCGACGCGGACCTGATCGCCCAGACCTGTTGCCTCAAGACGCACCGCTTCGGCGGCCACTTCACGCTCTCGCTCAAGAACTCCGTCGGCATGGTCGCCAAGGAGTCGCCGCGCGACGGCTACGACTACATGCACGAGCTGCACGGCTCGCGGCACCAGCGCCTCATGATCGCGGAGATCAACCAGCTCTACCGGCCGGCCCTCGTCGTCCTCGACGGGCTGGAGGGCTTCAGCGACGGCGGCCCGGACCGCGGGACGCTCGTGAAGCCGGGGGTGCTGCTCCTCGGCGCGGACCGCGTCGCCATCGACGCGGTGGGCGTGGCGCTGCTGCGGCTGCACGGCGGCAACCGGACGATCTCCGCGGGGCGCGTCTTCGGGCAGGAGCAGATCGCGCGCGCCGCGCAGCTCGGCCTCGGGGCGACCGGGCCCGAGCAGATCGAGCTGGTGACCGACGATCCCGTGAGCCGTGAAGTGGCGGATCGCGTGCGGGAGGCGCTGGAAAAGGGCTAG
- a CDS encoding carboxymuconolactone decarboxylase family protein: MANYPKNYRWITARFGKVMKAHQKLGEEVLAAGPLKKKHAHLVQLAAAAATRSEGAVHSHVRRALDAGAKPEEIYHALVLVVSTIGFPAVSAALSWARETIEKKK; this comes from the coding sequence ATGGCGAATTACCCGAAGAACTATCGCTGGATCACGGCGCGGTTCGGCAAGGTCATGAAGGCGCACCAGAAGCTGGGCGAGGAGGTCCTCGCCGCGGGCCCGCTGAAGAAGAAGCACGCGCACCTCGTGCAGCTGGCGGCCGCCGCGGCCACGCGCTCGGAGGGGGCGGTGCACTCGCACGTGCGGCGCGCGCTCGACGCCGGCGCCAAGCCGGAGGAGATCTACCACGCCCTCGTGCTCGTGGTGAGCACGATCGGTTTCCCGGCGGTGTCGGCCGCGCTCTCCTGGGCCCGGGAGACCATCGAGAAGAAGAAGTAG
- a CDS encoding efflux RND transporter permease subunit, whose protein sequence is MARFFIDRPVFAWVIAIIIMLAGVLAIDTLPVSQYPQIAPPQIAINAMYPGASAQTVQDTVTQVIEQKMNGIDNLIYMSSSSDSAGAVSIALTFAAGTDPNVAQVQVQNKLQLAIPLLPQIVQRTGIQVVKSTRNFLIIVGLVSEDGSMNRFDLSDYLVANVQDIISRVEGVGEVLIFGSQNAMRIWLDAERLNEFRLTPADVIAALQAQNAQVSAGQFGATPAPHGQQLNATITARSLLQTTDQFEAIVLRTNADGSTVRLRDVARSEVGTENYDIESRYRGKPASGIAIRLAAGANALATAERIKAKMEELSRFFPPGMKVIYPFDTTPFVKVSIEEVVQTLVEAIGLVFLVMFIFLQNFRATLIPTIAVPVVLLGTFGVLAAAGFSINTLTMFAMVLAIGLLVDDAIVVVENVERIMSEEGLSPHDATVKSMGQITSALWGIALVLSAVFVPMAFFGGSTGVIYRQFAITIVSAMILSVLIAMILTPALCATLLKPVEKGHWCAEGGPFYWFFCRFNRWFDRGSGAYRGVVARMLAGPWRHMLVYAAIVAVMAVLFLRLPTAFLPDEDQGYLVCQVQLPSGATQERALKVIEQLERHFAENETAAVDSVLTISGFSFAGRGQNMGLAFVKLKDWKVRHSAELRAPAIARRAMGAFSRIRDGLVFAFVPPAVTELGQANGFDFQLQDRGGLGHERLTEARNQLLGMAAKNPALVAVRPNGQDDTSQYRIDIDDVRAGALGVTAGDANAVISTAWSGSYVSDFVQNGRVKKVYVQADAKDRMLPEDINNWHVRSSSGEMVPFSAFTTAHWDYGSPRLERYNGMPSMEIMGQAAPGLSSGVAMREMEKMAAQLPAGVGYEWTGLSYEERAAGAQAPALYAISLLVVFLCLAALYESWAVPFSVMLVVPLGVVGAVLASTSRGYANDVYFQIAILTTIGLSSKNAILIVEFAQAQMEHGKGLIEATMEGARLRLRPILMTSLAFFFGVLPLAINRGAGSGAQNAMGTAVNGGMATATVLAIFLVPVFFVVVRRLFPARAPAATAGAAVAPEVKS, encoded by the coding sequence ATGGCCAGGTTCTTCATCGACCGCCCGGTCTTCGCCTGGGTGATCGCGATCATCATCATGCTGGCGGGCGTGCTCGCGATCGACACGCTGCCGGTGTCGCAGTACCCCCAGATCGCGCCGCCCCAGATCGCCATCAACGCGATGTACCCCGGCGCCTCGGCGCAGACCGTCCAGGACACGGTCACCCAGGTCATCGAGCAGAAGATGAACGGGATCGACAACCTGATCTACATGTCCTCGAGCAGCGACTCGGCGGGGGCGGTCTCCATCGCGCTCACGTTCGCGGCCGGCACCGACCCGAACGTCGCCCAGGTGCAGGTGCAGAACAAGCTGCAGCTGGCGATCCCGCTGCTCCCCCAGATCGTGCAGCGCACCGGCATCCAGGTGGTGAAGTCGACCCGGAACTTCCTGATCATCGTCGGGCTCGTCTCGGAGGACGGGTCGATGAACCGCTTCGACCTCTCCGACTACCTCGTGGCGAACGTCCAGGACATCATCAGCCGCGTCGAGGGCGTCGGCGAGGTGCTGATCTTCGGCTCGCAGAACGCCATGCGCATCTGGCTGGACGCGGAGCGGCTGAACGAGTTCCGGCTGACGCCGGCCGACGTGATCGCGGCGCTCCAGGCGCAGAACGCGCAGGTCTCCGCCGGGCAGTTCGGCGCCACGCCCGCGCCGCACGGCCAGCAACTGAACGCGACGATCACCGCGCGCAGCCTGCTCCAGACCACCGATCAGTTCGAGGCCATCGTCCTGCGCACCAACGCCGACGGCTCGACGGTGCGGCTGCGGGACGTCGCCCGCAGCGAGGTCGGCACCGAGAACTACGACATCGAGTCCCGCTACCGGGGCAAGCCGGCCTCCGGGATCGCGATCCGGCTCGCGGCCGGGGCCAACGCCCTGGCCACCGCCGAGCGGATCAAGGCGAAGATGGAGGAGCTGTCGCGGTTCTTCCCCCCGGGGATGAAGGTCATCTACCCCTTCGACACCACGCCGTTCGTGAAGGTCTCGATCGAGGAGGTCGTGCAGACCCTCGTCGAGGCGATCGGCCTCGTCTTCCTCGTGATGTTCATCTTCCTGCAGAACTTCCGCGCGACGCTGATCCCGACCATCGCGGTGCCGGTCGTGCTCCTCGGCACCTTCGGGGTCCTCGCCGCCGCGGGCTTCTCGATCAACACCCTGACGATGTTCGCGATGGTCCTGGCCATCGGGCTGCTCGTCGACGACGCCATCGTCGTCGTCGAGAACGTCGAGCGGATCATGTCGGAGGAGGGGCTGTCGCCGCACGACGCGACGGTCAAGTCGATGGGGCAGATCACCAGCGCCCTGTGGGGCATCGCGCTCGTGCTCTCGGCGGTGTTCGTGCCGATGGCCTTCTTCGGCGGCTCCACCGGCGTGATCTACCGCCAGTTCGCGATCACGATCGTCTCGGCGATGATCCTCTCGGTGCTGATCGCGATGATCCTCACCCCCGCGCTGTGCGCCACGCTGCTCAAGCCGGTCGAGAAGGGGCACTGGTGCGCGGAGGGCGGGCCGTTCTACTGGTTCTTCTGCCGGTTCAACCGCTGGTTCGACCGCGGCAGCGGCGCGTACCGCGGCGTCGTCGCGCGGATGCTCGCCGGGCCCTGGCGGCACATGCTCGTCTACGCCGCGATCGTCGCGGTCATGGCCGTTCTCTTCCTGAGGCTGCCGACCGCGTTCCTCCCCGACGAGGACCAGGGCTACCTCGTCTGCCAGGTCCAGCTGCCGTCGGGCGCGACGCAGGAGCGGGCGCTGAAGGTCATCGAGCAACTCGAGCGGCACTTCGCCGAGAACGAGACCGCCGCGGTCGACTCGGTGCTGACGATCTCCGGCTTCAGCTTCGCCGGCCGGGGGCAGAACATGGGCCTGGCCTTCGTCAAGCTCAAGGACTGGAAGGTGCGCCACAGCGCGGAGCTGCGCGCGCCGGCGATCGCGCGCCGGGCCATGGGCGCGTTCTCGCGGATCAGGGACGGCCTGGTCTTCGCCTTCGTGCCGCCCGCGGTGACGGAGCTGGGCCAGGCCAACGGCTTCGACTTCCAGCTGCAGGACCGCGGCGGCCTCGGGCACGAGCGCCTGACCGAGGCGCGCAACCAGCTCCTCGGGATGGCGGCGAAGAACCCCGCGCTCGTGGCGGTGCGCCCGAACGGCCAGGACGACACCTCGCAGTACCGGATCGACATCGACGACGTGCGGGCGGGCGCCCTCGGCGTCACGGCGGGCGACGCCAACGCGGTGATCTCCACCGCCTGGAGCGGTTCGTACGTCAGCGACTTCGTCCAGAACGGCCGCGTCAAGAAGGTCTACGTGCAGGCCGACGCGAAGGACCGGATGCTGCCGGAGGACATCAACAACTGGCACGTGCGCAGCAGCTCCGGCGAGATGGTGCCGTTCTCGGCCTTCACGACCGCGCACTGGGACTACGGTTCGCCGCGCCTGGAGCGCTACAACGGCATGCCGTCGATGGAGATCATGGGGCAGGCGGCCCCCGGCCTGAGCTCCGGGGTCGCCATGCGGGAGATGGAGAAGATGGCGGCGCAGCTGCCCGCCGGCGTCGGCTACGAGTGGACCGGGCTCTCCTACGAGGAACGGGCGGCGGGCGCGCAGGCCCCGGCGCTGTACGCGATCTCGCTGCTGGTCGTCTTCCTCTGCCTGGCCGCGCTCTACGAGAGCTGGGCGGTGCCGTTCTCCGTCATGCTGGTGGTGCCGCTCGGCGTCGTCGGCGCGGTGCTGGCCTCGACGTCGCGCGGCTACGCGAACGACGTCTACTTCCAGATCGCGATCCTGACGACCATCGGCCTCTCGTCGAAGAACGCCATCCTGATCGTGGAGTTCGCCCAGGCGCAGATGGAGCACGGCAAGGGGCTCATCGAGGCGACCATGGAGGGGGCCCGGCTGCGCCTGCGGCCGATCCTGATGACCTCTCTCGCGTTCTTCTTCGGCGTGCTGCCGCTGGCGATCAACAGGGGGGCCGGCTCGGGCGCCCAGAACGCCATGGGGACCGCGGTCAACGGCGGCATGGCGACCGCGACCGTCCTCGCGATCTTCCTCGTCCCGGTCTTCTTCGTGGTGGTGCGGCGGCTGTTCCCGGCAAGAGCGCCGGCGGCGACTGCCGGCGCCGCCGTCGCACCCGAGGTGAAGTCATGA
- a CDS encoding efflux RND transporter periplasmic adaptor subunit, with protein sequence MRPSPRTVRAVIPALIAAGALLAGCGKSKPAAAPPPPPEVGVVTIQPQRVAVTTELAGRISAYLVAEVRPQVGGIVQERLFTEGSDVKAGDVLYRIDPATYRSAYASAQAALARAQAAQASAKAALGTTRATQASAQAALATSRAAHENALAGRARAEANAVPRRLKAARFQELVAINAVSRQDADDAAAAVKQSEAEIQSADAAVSGAKAEIARAEAAVTGAEAEIARAEAAIQVAGAEIAGAEAALESARINLSRAEVTAPISGRIGRSAVSTGALVTANQAAALATIQRLDPVYVDATESSANVLRLRQSLASGHLRQDGPGQATVRLVLENGAAYPLEGSLKFSDVTVQPGTGSVTLRSVFPNPDKLLLPGMFVRAVVQEGVNESAILVPQRGVSRNQKGEPVAMAVGADEKVEARVLKVDRALGDQWLVTGGLAAGDRVILEGLQRVRPGVPVKAVPFGAAAGAPGAGGPQPAAAGK encoded by the coding sequence ATGCGACCATCGCCCAGGACCGTCCGCGCCGTCATCCCGGCGCTCATCGCCGCCGGCGCCCTGCTCGCCGGCTGCGGCAAGTCGAAGCCCGCCGCCGCGCCCCCGCCCCCGCCGGAAGTCGGCGTCGTGACCATCCAGCCGCAGCGGGTCGCGGTGACCACGGAGCTCGCCGGCCGGATCTCCGCCTACCTGGTGGCCGAGGTGCGCCCGCAGGTGGGCGGCATCGTCCAGGAGCGTCTCTTCACCGAGGGGAGCGACGTGAAGGCGGGGGACGTGCTCTACCGGATCGACCCCGCCACCTATCGCTCGGCGTACGCGAGCGCGCAGGCGGCGCTCGCCAGGGCGCAGGCGGCCCAGGCCAGCGCGAAGGCGGCGCTCGGCACGACGCGGGCGACGCAGGCCAGCGCGCAGGCGGCCCTTGCGACCTCCAGGGCCGCGCACGAGAACGCGCTGGCCGGGCGCGCCCGCGCGGAGGCCAACGCGGTGCCCCGCCGGCTCAAGGCGGCGCGGTTCCAGGAACTGGTGGCGATCAACGCGGTCAGCAGGCAGGACGCGGACGACGCCGCGGCCGCCGTGAAGCAGTCCGAGGCGGAGATCCAGAGCGCCGACGCGGCCGTCAGCGGCGCGAAGGCCGAGATCGCGCGCGCCGAGGCCGCCGTCACCGGCGCCGAGGCCGAGATTGCACGCGCCGAGGCCGCGATCCAGGTGGCCGGGGCGGAGATCGCCGGCGCGGAGGCGGCGCTCGAGTCCGCGCGCATCAATCTGAGCCGGGCCGAGGTCACCGCCCCCATCTCCGGGCGCATCGGCAGGTCCGCGGTGTCGACCGGGGCGCTGGTGACCGCCAACCAGGCCGCGGCGCTCGCGACCATCCAGCGGCTGGACCCGGTGTACGTCGACGCCACCGAGTCCTCGGCCAACGTGCTGCGGCTGCGGCAGAGCCTGGCCAGCGGCCACCTGAGGCAGGACGGCCCCGGCCAGGCGACGGTGCGGCTGGTCCTGGAGAACGGCGCCGCGTACCCGCTCGAGGGGAGCCTGAAGTTCTCCGACGTCACCGTGCAGCCGGGGACCGGCTCCGTGACGCTGCGCTCGGTCTTCCCCAACCCGGACAAGCTCCTGCTGCCCGGGATGTTCGTCCGCGCCGTCGTGCAGGAGGGGGTCAACGAGAGCGCGATTCTCGTGCCGCAGCGGGGGGTCTCGCGCAACCAGAAGGGCGAGCCCGTGGCCATGGCCGTCGGCGCCGACGAGAAGGTGGAGGCGCGCGTCCTGAAGGTCGACCGGGCCCTCGGGGACCAGTGGCTGGTGACCGGGGGGCTGGCGGCAGGGGACCGCGTCATCCTCGAGGGGCTGCAGCGGGTGCGCCCGGGCGTCCCGGTGAAGGCCGTGCCGTTCGGCGCCGCCGCGGGCGCCCCTGGCGCCGGCGGGCCGCAGCCCGCCGCGGCCGGGAAATAG
- a CDS encoding MFS transporter, with protein sequence MSGAAPSPGAGVPRNVKALGAVSLLTDASSEMVYPVLPLFLANVLGAPVTAIGVIESVAEGTASFLKVFSGWLSDRVGRRRPLIALGYSISNVVKPLLALTASWPSVLALRFADRFGKGVRTAPRDALIADSGDAARRGRDFGFHRALDTVGAAIGPLAAWAILTLAPGGYRTIFWMSAVPGTLAIIVVFAAVREVRGRRAAVGEAGAGQRRPVLRLRHLGRPFVLFTGASAVFALGNSSDALLILRAQDVGAAAALIPLMYFVFNVVGAAAAVPLGALSDRIGRRTMLCGGFAGYALVYAGFALVGEPRVAWLLFALYGIPYAATEGMARAFVCDLVPADVRATAVGGYTFALGLAALPASAVAGLLWDTVGHAAPFAVSAALMAAAGVLMLFVPARRTCA encoded by the coding sequence GTGAGCGGGGCCGCGCCGTCGCCGGGCGCCGGCGTCCCGCGCAACGTCAAGGCGCTCGGCGCCGTCTCGCTGCTGACGGACGCGTCCAGCGAGATGGTCTACCCGGTCCTGCCGCTGTTCCTCGCGAACGTGCTCGGCGCGCCGGTGACGGCGATCGGCGTCATCGAGTCGGTCGCCGAGGGCACCGCGAGCTTCCTCAAGGTCTTCTCGGGATGGCTCTCGGACCGCGTCGGCCGCCGCCGGCCCCTGATTGCGCTCGGCTACTCCATCTCGAACGTCGTCAAGCCGCTGCTCGCGCTCACCGCCAGCTGGCCTTCCGTGCTGGCGCTGCGTTTCGCCGACCGCTTCGGCAAGGGCGTGCGGACTGCGCCCCGCGATGCGCTGATCGCCGACTCGGGCGACGCGGCGCGGCGCGGGCGCGATTTCGGCTTCCACCGCGCTCTCGACACCGTCGGCGCCGCGATCGGCCCGCTGGCGGCGTGGGCCATCCTGACCCTGGCGCCCGGCGGGTACCGGACGATCTTCTGGATGTCGGCGGTCCCGGGGACGCTCGCGATCATCGTGGTGTTCGCGGCGGTGCGCGAGGTGCGGGGCCGCCGGGCGGCCGTCGGCGAGGCCGGGGCCGGGCAGCGGCGACCGGTGCTGCGCCTGCGCCACCTCGGCCGGCCGTTCGTCCTCTTCACGGGCGCGAGCGCGGTCTTCGCGCTGGGCAACTCCAGCGACGCGCTGCTGATCCTGCGCGCGCAGGACGTGGGCGCCGCGGCGGCGCTGATCCCGCTGATGTACTTCGTCTTCAACGTCGTCGGCGCCGCGGCCGCCGTGCCGCTCGGGGCCCTTTCGGATCGGATCGGCCGCCGGACGATGCTCTGCGGCGGTTTCGCCGGCTACGCGCTGGTCTACGCCGGCTTCGCGTTGGTGGGGGAGCCGCGCGTCGCCTGGCTGCTGTTCGCGCTCTACGGCATCCCCTACGCGGCGACTGAAGGAATGGCGCGGGCCTTCGTCTGCGATCTCGTCCCCGCCGACGTGCGTGCGACGGCCGTCGGCGGCTACACCTTCGCGCTCGGGCTGGCGGCGCTGCCCGCGTCCGCCGTCGCGGGGCTGCTCTGGGACACCGTGGGCCACGCGGCGCCGTTCGCCGTGAGCGCCGCGCTCATGGCGGCGGCCGGGGTGCTGATGCTCTTCGTCCCCGCGCGACGCACCTGCGCCTGA
- a CDS encoding efflux transporter outer membrane subunit codes for MTTSRSGLLLAALAATVALTGCANLAPKYSRPAAPVPEAWPAGAAYQGGGGAPAAGAAAVADIPWREFFLDERLRQVIALSLQNNRDLRVAALAIERSRAQYQIQEAVLYPEVSATATANAQRLPADFSSTGKAMTLHQYTVGLGVAAWEVDFFGRVRSLRDAALEQYLASEHARRAAQIALVSQVAATWLSLAADRERLQVANETLAALESAYQLNKSRFDAGVTSALDLYQSQTIRDTARAEAFRYTTMAAQDENALNLAVGSPVPAELLPQALSDEVSALEEFRPGLGSEVLLSRPDILQAEARLKGAGANIGAARAAFYPSITLIASAGVGSTELGGLFGGGSGAWQFAPRVNLPIFDAGSNRANLKAAEVDRDVAVARYEQAIQTAFREVADALAQRGTIDGQLAAQQSNAAAAAETMRLSQARYDKGVDSYLAVLDSQRAVYQSRQSLISTRLTRLLNQATLYKVLGGGAAE; via the coding sequence ATGACGACATCCAGGAGCGGTCTTCTTCTCGCCGCGCTCGCGGCAACCGTGGCGCTGACCGGCTGCGCCAACCTCGCACCGAAGTACAGCCGGCCGGCTGCCCCCGTCCCGGAGGCGTGGCCCGCCGGCGCGGCGTACCAGGGGGGCGGGGGCGCGCCGGCGGCGGGGGCAGCAGCCGTCGCCGACATCCCCTGGCGGGAGTTCTTCCTCGACGAGCGGCTGCGGCAGGTGATCGCGCTCTCGCTCCAGAACAACCGCGACCTGCGCGTCGCCGCGCTGGCGATCGAGCGCTCGCGGGCGCAATACCAGATCCAGGAGGCGGTGCTCTACCCGGAGGTGAGCGCGACCGCCACGGCCAACGCCCAGCGCCTGCCGGCCGACTTCTCGAGCACCGGCAAGGCGATGACCCTGCACCAGTACACCGTCGGCCTCGGGGTCGCGGCGTGGGAGGTGGACTTCTTCGGGCGGGTGCGCAGCCTGCGCGACGCGGCGCTGGAGCAGTACCTCGCCAGCGAGCACGCCCGGCGCGCCGCGCAGATCGCGCTGGTCTCCCAGGTGGCGGCCACGTGGCTGTCGCTGGCCGCCGACCGCGAGCGCCTGCAGGTCGCCAACGAGACCCTGGCGGCGCTCGAGTCGGCCTACCAGCTCAACAAGAGCCGGTTCGACGCGGGGGTCACGTCCGCCCTCGACCTCTACCAGTCGCAGACCATCCGCGACACGGCGCGCGCGGAGGCCTTCCGCTACACGACCATGGCCGCCCAGGACGAGAACGCCCTGAACCTGGCGGTGGGCTCGCCGGTGCCCGCGGAGCTGCTGCCGCAGGCGCTCTCCGACGAGGTGAGCGCGCTGGAGGAGTTCCGCCCGGGCCTGGGCTCGGAGGTCCTGCTGAGCCGCCCGGACATCCTGCAGGCGGAAGCCCGGCTCAAGGGCGCCGGCGCCAACATCGGGGCGGCGCGGGCGGCGTTCTACCCGAGCATCACATTGATCGCGTCCGCGGGCGTCGGCAGCACCGAGCTCGGCGGGCTCTTCGGCGGGGGCAGCGGGGCGTGGCAGTTCGCGCCGCGCGTCAACCTGCCGATCTTCGACGCCGGCAGCAACAGGGCGAACCTCAAGGCGGCCGAGGTCGACCGCGACGTCGCCGTGGCGCGCTACGAGCAGGCGATCCAGACGGCGTTCCGCGAGGTCGCCGACGCGCTGGCCCAGCGCGGCACGATCGACGGGCAGCTGGCGGCGCAGCAGTCGAACGCGGCGGCGGCGGCCGAGACCATGCGCCTCTCGCAGGCCAGGTACGACAAGGGCGTCGACAGCTACCTCGCGGTGCTGGACTCCCAGCGCGCGGTGTACCAGTCGCGGCAGAGCCTGATCTCGACGCGGCTCACCCGGCTCCTCAACCAGGCGACGCTCTACAAGGTGCTGGGGGGCGGGGCCGCCGAGTGA
- a CDS encoding TetR/AcrR family transcriptional regulator, which produces MDGGEKREAIIRAALELVGEHGFHGSPMAQIAERAGVAAGTIYRFFDSKDALIREIKTSLDGQILDAVAQGYPAGGSVRERFLHVQRRVIGYFVASPLQFRFLEQFHFSPYGLDARREQVFGKKRRNLIADLIEEGLAQRIVKDLPLPILYALAFGPVIEVCRDHILEFVTLDERLIERTVEACWDAIRRQPGGSCGPAGARK; this is translated from the coding sequence GTGGACGGCGGCGAGAAGCGGGAGGCGATCATCCGGGCGGCGCTGGAGCTGGTCGGCGAGCACGGGTTCCACGGCTCACCGATGGCCCAGATTGCCGAGCGCGCCGGCGTGGCGGCGGGGACGATCTACCGCTTCTTCGACAGCAAGGACGCGCTGATCCGGGAGATCAAGACCTCGCTCGACGGGCAGATCCTCGACGCCGTGGCCCAGGGATACCCGGCGGGCGGGTCGGTGCGCGAGCGCTTCCTCCACGTCCAGCGGCGGGTGATCGGCTACTTCGTCGCCTCGCCGCTGCAGTTCCGCTTCCTCGAGCAGTTCCACTTCTCCCCGTACGGCCTGGACGCGCGGCGCGAGCAGGTCTTCGGAAAGAAGCGGCGCAACCTCATCGCGGACCTCATCGAGGAGGGGCTTGCCCAGCGGATCGTCAAGGACCTGCCGCTGCCGATCCTGTACGCGCTGGCCTTCGGCCCGGTGATCGAAGTCTGCCGGGACCATATATTGGAGTTCGTCACCCTCGACGAGCGGCTCATCGAGCGGACCGTCGAGGCCTGCTGGGACGCGATACGGAGGCAGCCGGGTGGGTCGTGCGGGCCCGCCGGCGCGCGGAAATGA
- a CDS encoding aldo/keto reductase, translated as MPADDFLVREVPRFGRPLFRLGLSGSFKLDEHGCREALERMQYVFWAPLMKGLTPALRDALARDRQRYVVATGPMFGFFPGSLRKAVEHARRTLGTDVIDVFQLFWLGKMSAFTGAVQREMAALRDAGTVRWLCVSIHDRPRAGRLAADSILDALMIRYNAAHPGAERDIFPHLAARRPAVIAYTATAWRKLLAAPKGWAGRVPTAGDCYRFCLSSPHVDVVLTGPRTIGQLRENLAALERGPLLPEEDAWIREIGRAVHG; from the coding sequence ATGCCTGCGGACGATTTCCTCGTGCGCGAGGTGCCGCGCTTCGGCCGGCCCCTCTTCCGGCTCGGGCTCTCCGGGTCGTTCAAGCTGGACGAGCACGGCTGCCGCGAGGCGCTCGAGCGCATGCAGTACGTCTTCTGGGCGCCGCTGATGAAGGGGCTCACGCCCGCGCTGCGCGATGCCCTGGCGCGCGACCGCCAGCGCTACGTCGTCGCCACCGGCCCCATGTTCGGCTTCTTCCCGGGGTCCCTGCGAAAGGCCGTGGAGCACGCGCGGCGCACCCTCGGGACCGACGTCATCGACGTCTTTCAGCTCTTCTGGCTCGGGAAGATGTCGGCGTTCACCGGCGCGGTCCAGCGCGAGATGGCCGCGCTGCGCGACGCCGGAACGGTGCGCTGGCTCTGTGTCTCCATCCACGACCGGCCGCGCGCCGGGCGCCTGGCGGCCGACTCCATCCTCGACGCCCTGATGATCCGCTACAACGCGGCGCACCCGGGCGCGGAGCGGGACATCTTCCCGCACCTGGCCGCGCGCCGGCCCGCGGTCATCGCGTACACGGCGACCGCCTGGCGCAAGCTGCTGGCCGCGCCGAAGGGGTGGGCCGGCCGCGTGCCGACGGCGGGCGACTGCTACCGCTTCTGCCTCTCCTCGCCGCACGTCGACGTCGTGCTCACCGGCCCGCGCACGATCGGGCAGCTGCGCGAGAACCTCGCGGCGCTCGAGCGCGGGCCGCTGCTGCCCGAGGAGGACGCCTGGATACGCGAGATCGGCCGGGCGGTGCACGGCTGA